TTTTTAGATCTTGTCAGGGTATCCATTTCAGCATTTACCGCATCAATCATCCAAAGTGTTTTCCCACCATTCATGATATATTGGTCAAGAATTACCTTTTCATTATCTGTAAAGGCTTTTCTAGGTTTTGCAATCACTAAAGCACTCATCTGCTTCAATAAAGGCAGGTCCTGAAGGCTAAGTTCGACTTGATTTTTAGGAATAATAGGTCCTGCATCGTAATTTTCCAATGCCAGCTGCATAAATCCCTGAAACTCATCCGGACTTAATTCGTCCTGATTGATCAGAACACCTACTTTTTTCCTTTTATCAGCAGCAATATTCTTGATGTTTGAAACCAGGTTATATTCTAATCCTTCTATAGATCTTGTAAGCTGTTGATCTGCATCTATTCCTGTCTGCTGTACAATCAAAGGAATAGAAACTCCTGTTTTATTATACCTGATCACTGCATACGGATAAATTGTAATCTGAGTAAATTTTCCATCCTTAGAATCTGGCAGGAAAGAAGCCTGCATACCCATTGCTGCCAAACTATCTTCCGGGATTTTAGGTCTCAATGGATCTATGAACTTGAAATCAATTTTCGGATTAATTTTCCTGAATTCCTCCAGCATAAACTTCGTTTCTCCCTGAAGCTGTTTAAAGCTTGCCGGGAAATCACCTTCAAGATAAACCTCTACAGTCAAAGGTTTTTTAACGGATTCCAGTACTTTAATGGTACTCTCAGAAAGGGTATATCTTTTTTCTTTTGTTAAATCAAATCTTATTCCTGAATAGGTAAGAATAATAACCAAAGGGATAATCGCAATTAAGAAAATCCCCAACGGAGATTTAGTATTGATCTTCTTCATATGCTACTTCTTTTTGTTAATAAAATGATTAGACAATACTAATGACGCGCTGATGACCAGAATAAAATAGGCAACATCCTTTACATCTATAAGACCTCTTGTGAAGCCCAGGAAATGCTGGTAAAAGCCTATATTCTGCAGGATAAAATCTGCTCCGCCCAAAAGTTTATAACTTGCCAGCTGTTCGATTCCAAAATACATGATAAAGCACATGAAAACGCCTAGCAGATAAGCCATAATCTGATTCTGTGATAATGAAGAAGCTAAAATTCCGATTCCTGAAAAAGCTGCGATTAAAATAATCAGCCCGATATAACTTCCCAAGGTCATTCCAAGGTCAATATTACCTTCCGGAACTCCAAGAACATATACAGTATAAAGGTAAACTAGTGATGGAATCAGGCATAAAATCCCAACAATCCATACAGACAGGAATTTTCCTGTTACCAGTTCTGAAACTTTTAAAGGTTGTGAAAACAGCCAGTTCAGCGTTCCCGTTTGTTGTTCTTCAGCAAAAGTTTTCATGGAAAGCGCCGGAATAATGAACATCAAAAGCCATGGAACCAACACAAAATAGCTTTGCAGCGACGCTGCCCCGATCTCAAAAATATTAGAATCGTTGTCGAAAAAGAACAGAAATAGAGTTCCTATTAAACTGAAAGCGGCAATAATTACCCATGCACTCCAGTTTCCAAAGTAACTCCAAAGTTCTTTCTTTAAAATTGCAATCATAGTTTTTTAGTAAAATGTAAAAAGTAAAAAAGCGTAAGACACACTTATTCTTTTACTTAAACAATTATTTGTTTTTTTTATTCTTATTAACAAGTTTTACGGTCATCATAATCAGAAATACAAGAACGAAAAATCCTGCAATTAATTGCCACCAGTATTCAATTGCCATCGATTTCAGGATTACAGTAAACACCACCAGGAATAAAATAAAAGTAGCAATTTCGTTAGCCTGTCTTAACTTGATGTTCGCTGTTTCCAGTGTATTTCCGTTCAACGCTTTCAGTTTCAACACTTTTTTCCAGCACCAGTAGTGGTAGACGGCAAGCCCGATCAGGAAGGTCAGCTTTAAATGAAACCATCCCATTTTCATCAGCCCCGGATTTAAAAAGATCATAACCAATCCGCATACTGCCATAATGACTCCGGCAGGCACGGTGATAATATTCCATAGCCTTCTGGCCATGAATGTATACTGCTCCCTCAGAATTTTCTTTTTTTCTTCAGGAAATTCATCGGTATCCTTATAGTAAACAAAAAGTCTTACGAGATAAAAAATTCCCGCAAAATAACTTACCATAAAAATGATGTGCAGCGCTTTGATGATTGTATAAAGCATTCAGAAAAAATTAACAGCAAAGATAAGCTTATTCTATAATTTTTAAAAATAATTTTCTTTTGATTGGGAAAAGCTAATATTCCGATCAAAAGTCATTTAAAATTATATCTATATAAAAAAATGCTTCGGTTCGGGGCGGCTTTGCCGCCCCGAACCGAAGCTTATATTTCATTGATTTTATTCAACTCAGAAATTAAGAGATCACTCCCAATTCTTTTCCTACTTTTTCAAAAGCGGCAATCGCTTTATCCAAATGTTCTTTGGTATGAGCAGCAGATAGCTGAACTCTGATTCTTGCTTTTCCTTTTGGTACTACCGGATAGAAGAATCCAATCACATAGATTCCTTCGTCCATTAGTTTTTCAGCCATTTTCTGAGAAAGCGGTGCATCATACAACATTACCGGAACAATCGCAGCATCTCCATCAGGAATATCAAATCCTTTAGCTTTCATTTCTGTTCTGAAATAGTCTGCATTTTCCATTACCTTATCACGAAGAGAAGTATCATCAGAAATCATATCCAATACTTTCAAAGCAGCTCCTACAATTCCAGGTGCTAATGAATTGGAGAATAAGTAAGGACGGGAACGCTGTCTCAGCATATCGATGATCTCCTTTTTACCAGAAGTAAATCCACCTAAAGCGCCACCCAAAGCCTTTCCTAAAGTAGAGGTAATAATATCTACTCTACCCATTACTTCATTCGCTTCATGCGTTCCTCTCCCTGTTTTCCCGATAAATCCGGTTGCGTGGGAATCATCAACCATTACCAAAGCATCATATTTATCTGCAAGATCACAAACTCCTTTCAGGTCTGCCACAATTCCGTCCATTGAGAAAACACCATCCGTTACAATAATTTTGAAACGGTGATTTTTTTCTGAAGCAGCAATTAATTGAGCTTCAAGGTCAGCCATATTGTTATTTTTATAACGATATCTTGCTGCTTTACAAAGACGTACTCCATCAATAATTGAGGCATGGTTCAGTTCATCAGAAATAATAGCATCTTCTTCTGTAAATAAAGGTTCAAAAACACCACCATTTGCATCAAAAGCGGCAGCATAAAGAATGGTATCTTCAAGTCCTAAGAAATCAGCAATCTTTTTCTCTAAATCTTTGTGAATATCCTGAGTTCCACAGATGAAACGTACAGATGACATTCCGTAACCATGAGACTGGATCATATCCTGGGAAGCTTTCATGACCTCCGGATTGTTGGATAATCCAAGATAATTATTGGCACAAAAGTTCAAAAGCTTTTTTCCGTTGGCTTCAATTTCTGCACTTTGTTGAGAAGTAATGATTCTTTCTCTTTTAAAAAGTCCGTCATTCTCAATATTTTGAAGTTCGTTCTGTAAATGTTGAAGGTATTTTTCAGAAATCATTTTTAGTAATTTTTTAGATGTGCTAATTTACTAAAAAGGCAGTAAAATAAAACCTTTTATCCCCTTAATTCTAAAATTTGATCTTTAGTTTCATTTTTAACATTATTAGTCTACTAATTTAGTAGGATAATATTTATATTTGTTTAAAATTTCTGAATATGCAATTGATTCCGGTAAAGAAAACAAAGAAACTCGTTTCAAGAAACTTTATAACCCACCACATGAAAGCTCAGGTTCCTGTCATTATTGAAGATTTTGTAGATCCCGAAAGCCCGGCCTTCAAAAAATGGAACTATGAATATTTCAAAGATATAGCAGGCAATCAAAAGGTAGATATTTACGGCAGTGAAATGGATTCTATGGACAGAGTGGCCAGCCAGCCTATAGCACAGACTACATTCTCAGAATATCTTGACCTGATAGACTCCACTCCTACTGAGCATCGATTATTTCTATTTAATTTACTAAGCATAAAACCGGAGCTTAAAAATGATATCATCTATAATGATGTTACCAATGGTAAAATATTAAAATGGTTACCTTTTATGTTCTTCGGAGGCCAGGGTTCTGCTACCCGGAATCATATTGACATTGACATGTCCCATGTTTTTATCACGCAGTTTGAGGGAATTAAAAGAATCTGGCTATTTCCTTGGGAACAATCTGATCTGATGTATAAATTACCTTATAATTTCCATAGTTTGCCTAATATAAAGACACCAGATTACCGGCAGTATCCAGCCTTACTTTATTTAAATGGGTATGAAGCCATCCTTCATCCAGGGGAAACCCTTTATATTCCGTCCGGATGGTGGCATTATATACAATATGAAACCGGAGGATATTCCGTATCAGTCAGAGCGCTGCCATCAAGCCTTCTTGAAAAGTGGCGTGGGTTTAAAAACCTGGTCATCACAAGAAATTTTGATAATATTATGCGAAATATCTTTAAAGAAAAATGGTTCAGGTACAAAGTAAAAGCAGCAAAGAAAAGGGGCACAAAAGCTTTTAAAAAACAAAAAAGCTTTCTGATATGAAAGCTTTTTTATATTCTGTAGCGTCTCCTTAATGCTTAATGAATTTGATATGTTTTTCATTCACTGTAATAACATAGGCTCCCGGAACCAGTTCTCCGATCTGTATAGCTTTTCCTGGTTGATAAATAGCTTTTCTTACTAATTTTCCATCTATAGCATGAATAGAAAACTCGGTTGCTTTATCTATTCCCTTTATATAAAGTTCATTTTTTGCTGGATTAGGATATAAACCAAAGCTATCCTTTTCTACAGAAGATACACTTAATGTATTATCCTGGACGACAGTAGAATTCTTTTCCAGAATCTGATGTTCAGCATTAAACTGAACACTTGCTATAGGAAACGATATATTTTCAGCAAAATATTGGTTATTGAAAGTATTATTCAATACTAAATCAGCAGTCTGTCCACCTGTTCCGGTAACTTTTACAGGCAGAGGCATTTCGAAAAAGCTTACTGTAGGGCTGCTTTGTGTCTGAGAAACATTCAATGTAATCTGATTACCCGTTTGCTTCCACTTTATCGCATAAGTTGGATACCCTTCTCCATAGATCCAGTCATTAAAAAATTCTGTAAAATCTTTTCCGGTAGACTGAAGTAAAGATGCATTAAAGTCTGCAGTTCTCACATAGTTGTAAGCCAAAGCAGGTCTTCCGTGATAATCTTTAAGTGCCTGATAGAAAATATCATCACCTAAGATCCATTTTATCATTCTTAAAGCATACCCCCCTTTCGCATAGGTTAGCCTACTATCAAAAATTCTGTAGATATCATTAAGTCCGGTATCAGGAACATAAGTAGTTCCCCCCACATTATTGGTAATTAAAGCTGTTTGATTAACAAGATAATTCATAAACTCATCATGGGTCATAATCAGTTTTTCATTGGCAACATGTTCTCCAAAAGTTGCAAAACCTTCATTCAGCCATATATCATTCCATATTCCACAAGTCACTTTATCTCCAAACCATTGATGAGCGAGTTCATGGGCAATAAGAGACTTAGTCCAACCACTCATGGAAGACATGGTCTGATGTTCCATTCCGCCGCCATTAAGATATTCCATATGCCCATATTTTTCATTACGGAAAGGATAAGATCCAAAATACGTTTCAAAAATATCCATTATCTGTTTTGTCCATTCAATATTGGATACTTTTACAGGATCTCCGGCTGTTGATGGGTAAATATAATTGACAAATGGAAATGGAGGGTTTCCGATGGTGCTATTCGTTTTAGCAAAATTTGTGATAGATAGTGCTATAAGATAAGCAGCAGTAGGATACATCGTTCTCCAAAAAGTCAGCTTCTTCCCGGTTGTTGTAGAAATGATTTCAGACATTAATTTTCCGTTGGCAGCTACACTATATTGTGATGGCGTAGTCACTTTAAAATCAAATCTTTCGATCTTATCATTTAAGCTTTGTTTAGTAGGAAACCAGTCCTGTGCACCATACGGTTCATTTAAAGTAGAAAAGACAGGTATATTAGATCCCTGAGTTCCAATTCTGACCGTATTATTTGCCGGGGAACCGGAATAATGTATTGTCAGTGAATCTAAGGTATTTGCCGGAATAGAAGCCGGAAAATCAATTTTAATCTCCTGGGTAGAAAGCTGCTGAAACGGAATATTGCTGCCATGGTATTGTACCTGAGAAACCGACAGAAGATTGGTAAGATCAAAATAAATACTCGCCATACTCTGATTAGGCTTAAAATGCGAGGTCACAGATCCGGAAATATAATGAACAGCAGGATCAACACTCACATCCATTCTCTGGTATTGTAAATCATAATTCAGAGTATTGGGATTCACACTTCCGATTCCCATTTTTTTGGTAAAAGATTTCATTTCCTGTTCTACCAATCCTTTCATTTCAATAGTATGAATCTCTTTTTGACTATAAAGCTGCTGAACCATCAAAAAGCTCAACATCAGCAGGTAAAATTTTCTCATATGCAGAAATATTGTAATATTCAAATATAAAAAAAACCTCTTAATCATTGATTAAAAGGTTCTTATAATATATAAAATAAACGGGTTCTAAAGATCCAGAGCCGGTTCAAGAATCTTTTCCATTCTTTTCTTCACCATATCTACTGATCCTGAATAATTGTTCACCATTAAAGAGAAAACTAAGGTTTTACCAGAATTGGTCTTCAGGTAACCAGCCAGTGTTTTCACTTTATTTAAAGTTCCTGTTTTTGCAAAAACCTGTCCGTTCCCCGTTCCAAGGAACATTCTTTTCAAGGTTCCGGATTGTCCACCGATAGGTAAAGATGTTAAGTAAGATCTGTAATATTTTTCATCCATTAAAGAAGTCAAAAACTTCACCTGAGAAATGGGAGTCACATTATTGCTTCTTGAAAGTCCGCTTCCATCTATATAATTTAGACCCAACATGTCAAAACCAGCATCCTTTAAGTGATCTGTCACTACAATTCTTCCTGATTCTGAAGTCTGATCTCCTAATTTCTGAAAACCTACTGTTCTCAATAACGCTTCTGCCAATGAATTATCACTATGCTGATTCGTATAATATACAATATCACCCAATGTTGGAGATTTGTAAGCAGAAATCATTTTTCTGTTTTCCGGAGTTGGGTCCGTCATCTTTGCAGATACTTTTCCGGTAACAGGAATTCCGCTTTTCACCAAGGTAGTTCTGAAAGAATTTGCCAGATATGCTGGTGCATCTGGAAGTTTTGTTGTTAAAATTCCATCTCCATCATATTTTTCAGCATATACCATCTGATGAGCATAAGGTGAAACGTAGAAAAATTTCTTTTCTGTAGAAAAACCGGATTTCTTTACGATGAGTTTTTCATTAGCCGGATTAATGGCATGTGTGGTTCCTGCAGGCAGATAATAATTATTATTTTCCAACCATACAACATTTTCCGGAAGCATTGCAATATTGCCTTTGAAAAGCGCTGTCTGAATGATAATATCACCATTTACCTTTTGGATTCCCTCACGCGAAAGTCCACCTATGAAATCTGAAATAATGTCTCTATAAGATCCTGCTCCTGCTTTGTTTGTTCCCAGAGATGGATCTCCACTTCCTACTACATACAAATTTCCGTTTAACGTTCCGTTTTCATCTACAGTTCCTGAATACTCCAACTGAGTCATCCAACGATAGTTTTCCCCTAGGAGATTCAATGCTGTTTCAGTAGTCAGTAATTTTGTTGTGGAAGCTGGGACTAACGGCGAGCTTTCGTTGTACGAAGAAATGACCTTCTTCGTTTTCGGGTCATACACTACGAATCCCCAGGTTGCATTTTTCAGCACAGGATCCGCCATCATTGTGTTTACATTAATGTCTACAAGTTCTTTAGCCGACAAAACACTTTTCTCCACCATCGAACTTACAGGCGACGGAAGGTTTAAGCTGTTTTTCTGATTGTCGTAATTCTGAGAGTAAAGAACAGTAGAAACGGTAGATTGAGCCAGGAAGAAACCGGAAGCCAACACCGCTGCACTTGAAATATATTTTCTGAAATTTACCATCTATCCTTTTTTTGTTTTCTATAGTTTGAGCCTGTAGAAAATGATAAGTTAAATCATTCAATAAAAAAGCCAAACACTTAATCAACGTCCAAAAGTAGAAATTATTGTTATACAACGGACCACAGAGGTCTTATAAAAGAGTGTAAAGTTTGTTAAAAATTGTTAAAAATCAACAAAAACATCCTTTTTAATGCTTTGATAAGCAGTAATTTCATCGAATTCTTTCAAACTTATCAAAACCATGTTTTTAAACTTTTCATAGTTTTTCCCACGGGGTAACTTCAGTAAAATCTGGAACTGATATAAATTATTTAACCTGGCAATCTGAGCTCTTTCCGGTCCCAAAATACATTCTTCAGGAAGATATTTTCTCAGAATAGAACCTAGAAACTGAGAGGCACGGTCTACCTTATCATCTCTCCTGTGTTTCAGTTCGATCATAATCAGTTTGGTAAACGGCGGATAGTGGAATTTCTGACGTTCGGTAAGAATATACTTATAGATTTTCGCCGGATTATTCATTTTAATCAGCTGAAATACGGAATGATCAGGATTATAAGTTTGAATCAGGATTTTACCTTTCCCTGAAACTCTTCCCGCTCTTCCGGAAACCTGTGTAATTAACTGATAGGCCCTTTCTTCTGCCCGGAAATCCTGTACATATAATAAGGAATCAGCTTTAGGAATAGCTACCAATTCTATATGGTCAAAATCGAGACCTTTGGAAATCATCTGTGTTCCTACTACAATATCGGTTTCTCCATCTTCAATTTTCTCATACAGCTTTTCATAGGCAAACTTCTTACGCATAGAATCTACATCCATCCTGTCCACCTCATTTTCAGGAAACAGTTTGGATACTTCTTCGTGAATCTGCTCTACTCCTACTCCTCTTTCATTCAGGTTTTCCGAGTTACATTTCGGGCAGGTTCTAGGCTTTGAAGCTCTTTGACCACAATAATGACATTTCATTTCATTGGCCGCCTTATGATACGTCATTACCACATCACAATTGGAGCAATAATTAACATAACCACAGGTTTCACACTCTATAACATTGGCATATCCACGTCTGTTGTGAAGAACGATAGCCTGGTTCTTTTCATCAATTGTGTGCTTAATGGCGTCAATAAGCCTTGTAGAAAAATTTCCAGATACGTTTTTAGATTCCTGAGCTTCTTTGAAATTAATCAGTTCATATTCAGGCAGATTCACATTCCCGAACCTTTCATTCAGGAAAATGTATTTCATTTTATCTTTTCTGGCTCTGTAATAACTTTCAACAGAAGGGGTTGCAGAGCCCAGAATAACTCCGGCTTTATACAAACCACCCAAAACCAGTGCAGCATCTTTAGCATTAAAATAGGGCGTAACTTCCCTTGGTTTATAAGCAGAATCGTGTTCTTCATCTACTACAATCAATCCCAGATCCTGATAAGGTAAAAACAAAGCATTTCTGGTTCCCACAAGAATACGGATATCATTCTGTTTAATTCTTCTCC
This Chryseobacterium sp. G0162 DNA region includes the following protein-coding sequences:
- a CDS encoding ABC transporter permease, whose protein sequence is MIAILKKELWSYFGNWSAWVIIAAFSLIGTLFLFFFDNDSNIFEIGAASLQSYFVLVPWLLMFIIPALSMKTFAEEQQTGTLNWLFSQPLKVSELVTGKFLSVWIVGILCLIPSLVYLYTVYVLGVPEGNIDLGMTLGSYIGLIILIAAFSGIGILASSLSQNQIMAYLLGVFMCFIMYFGIEQLASYKLLGGADFILQNIGFYQHFLGFTRGLIDVKDVAYFILVISASLVLSNHFINKKK
- the gldG gene encoding gliding motility-associated ABC transporter substrate-binding protein GldG, translating into MKKINTKSPLGIFLIAIIPLVIILTYSGIRFDLTKEKRYTLSESTIKVLESVKKPLTVEVYLEGDFPASFKQLQGETKFMLEEFRKINPKIDFKFIDPLRPKIPEDSLAAMGMQASFLPDSKDGKFTQITIYPYAVIRYNKTGVSIPLIVQQTGIDADQQLTRSIEGLEYNLVSNIKNIAADKRKKVGVLINQDELSPDEFQGFMQLALENYDAGPIIPKNQVELSLQDLPLLKQMSALVIAKPRKAFTDNEKVILDQYIMNGGKTLWMIDAVNAEMDTLTRSKKVMPFPVDINMTDFFFNYGLRINTALVKDVKKYALLKLVTGEVSGNPQFTSLPWPYFPLGIAENNNPITKNINPVKFEFPTSIDTLGGRKNIKTKVLFESSERTLLKQVPNYVDLKEIATVDSLGQMEKPSTPKIFAVALEGKFNSAYASRIERKSYPGFKAESPENKMIVIADGDIGRNKVIKGKPLPLGVDMLTNEQFGNEQFLRNALDYLLDDSNLMELRNRNIEERLLDRHRIEEEKTNWQWLNLLLPLMVIGLIGGLFFWLRKKKFG
- the kbl gene encoding glycine C-acetyltransferase, with the translated sequence MISEKYLQHLQNELQNIENDGLFKRERIITSQQSAEIEANGKKLLNFCANNYLGLSNNPEVMKASQDMIQSHGYGMSSVRFICGTQDIHKDLEKKIADFLGLEDTILYAAAFDANGGVFEPLFTEEDAIISDELNHASIIDGVRLCKAARYRYKNNNMADLEAQLIAASEKNHRFKIIVTDGVFSMDGIVADLKGVCDLADKYDALVMVDDSHATGFIGKTGRGTHEANEVMGRVDIITSTLGKALGGALGGFTSGKKEIIDMLRQRSRPYLFSNSLAPGIVGAALKVLDMISDDTSLRDKVMENADYFRTEMKAKGFDIPDGDAAIVPVMLYDAPLSQKMAEKLMDEGIYVIGFFYPVVPKGKARIRVQLSAAHTKEHLDKAIAAFEKVGKELGVIS
- a CDS encoding M1 family metallopeptidase is translated as MRKFYLLMLSFLMVQQLYSQKEIHTIEMKGLVEQEMKSFTKKMGIGSVNPNTLNYDLQYQRMDVSVDPAVHYISGSVTSHFKPNQSMASIYFDLTNLLSVSQVQYHGSNIPFQQLSTQEIKIDFPASIPANTLDSLTIHYSGSPANNTVRIGTQGSNIPVFSTLNEPYGAQDWFPTKQSLNDKIERFDFKVTTPSQYSVAANGKLMSEIISTTTGKKLTFWRTMYPTAAYLIALSITNFAKTNSTIGNPPFPFVNYIYPSTAGDPVKVSNIEWTKQIMDIFETYFGSYPFRNEKYGHMEYLNGGGMEHQTMSSMSGWTKSLIAHELAHQWFGDKVTCGIWNDIWLNEGFATFGEHVANEKLIMTHDEFMNYLVNQTALITNNVGGTTYVPDTGLNDIYRIFDSRLTYAKGGYALRMIKWILGDDIFYQALKDYHGRPALAYNYVRTADFNASLLQSTGKDFTEFFNDWIYGEGYPTYAIKWKQTGNQITLNVSQTQSSPTVSFFEMPLPVKVTGTGGQTADLVLNNTFNNQYFAENISFPIASVQFNAEHQILEKNSTVVQDNTLSVSSVEKDSFGLYPNPAKNELYIKGIDKATEFSIHAIDGKLVRKAIYQPGKAIQIGELVPGAYVITVNEKHIKFIKH
- a CDS encoding CopD family protein, with translation MLYTIIKALHIIFMVSYFAGIFYLVRLFVYYKDTDEFPEEKKKILREQYTFMARRLWNIITVPAGVIMAVCGLVMIFLNPGLMKMGWFHLKLTFLIGLAVYHYWCWKKVLKLKALNGNTLETANIKLRQANEIATFILFLVVFTVILKSMAIEYWWQLIAGFFVLVFLIMMTVKLVNKNKKNK
- the priA gene encoding primosomal protein N': MQYAQIVLPLNLKGSFTYKVPEELMPEIQLGMRVLVPFGGKKIYTGIVFELHDNAPDNFVAKDVISILDERPILPEEQIRFWNWLSDYYLCNLGEIYRLAFPSSLKLESETYLKLKPGVVIDFENLDVNEMYLVQALEVRQLVNLTDIEAFIPKKEIIKTINSLIDLQYIEIDEKIAEKYKAKEVAYVRINDSVLNNQNLTEILLKLNKAPKQKDLFLLILEKQTENPDLHIKKAELFEDGYFGSSHFKALADKGLVEEYYMQKDRIESYEGEIEEIEELSEEQKIAKSEIDEAFEEGKNVLLHGVTSSGKTHIYLEKIEECIREGKNVLFLLPEISLTKQITQRLEKKYGRQLGFYHQKLTDFERVEVWRRIKQNDIRILVGTRNALFLPYQDLGLIVVDEEHDSAYKPREVTPYFNAKDAALVLGGLYKAGVILGSATPSVESYYRARKDKMKYIFLNERFGNVNLPEYELINFKEAQESKNVSGNFSTRLIDAIKHTIDEKNQAIVLHNRRGYANVIECETCGYVNYCSNCDVVMTYHKAANEMKCHYCGQRASKPRTCPKCNSENLNERGVGVEQIHEEVSKLFPENEVDRMDVDSMRKKFAYEKLYEKIEDGETDIVVGTQMISKGLDFDHIELVAIPKADSLLYVQDFRAEERAYQLITQVSGRAGRVSGKGKILIQTYNPDHSVFQLIKMNNPAKIYKYILTERQKFHYPPFTKLIMIELKHRRDDKVDRASQFLGSILRKYLPEECILGPERAQIARLNNLYQFQILLKLPRGKNYEKFKNMVLISLKEFDEITAYQSIKKDVFVDF
- the dacB gene encoding D-alanyl-D-alanine carboxypeptidase/D-alanyl-D-alanine-endopeptidase; its protein translation is MVNFRKYISSAAVLASGFFLAQSTVSTVLYSQNYDNQKNSLNLPSPVSSMVEKSVLSAKELVDINVNTMMADPVLKNATWGFVVYDPKTKKVISSYNESSPLVPASTTKLLTTETALNLLGENYRWMTQLEYSGTVDENGTLNGNLYVVGSGDPSLGTNKAGAGSYRDIISDFIGGLSREGIQKVNGDIIIQTALFKGNIAMLPENVVWLENNNYYLPAGTTHAINPANEKLIVKKSGFSTEKKFFYVSPYAHQMVYAEKYDGDGILTTKLPDAPAYLANSFRTTLVKSGIPVTGKVSAKMTDPTPENRKMISAYKSPTLGDIVYYTNQHSDNSLAEALLRTVGFQKLGDQTSESGRIVVTDHLKDAGFDMLGLNYIDGSGLSRSNNVTPISQVKFLTSLMDEKYYRSYLTSLPIGGQSGTLKRMFLGTGNGQVFAKTGTLNKVKTLAGYLKTNSGKTLVFSLMVNNYSGSVDMVKKRMEKILEPALDL
- a CDS encoding cupin-like domain-containing protein, giving the protein MQLIPVKKTKKLVSRNFITHHMKAQVPVIIEDFVDPESPAFKKWNYEYFKDIAGNQKVDIYGSEMDSMDRVASQPIAQTTFSEYLDLIDSTPTEHRLFLFNLLSIKPELKNDIIYNDVTNGKILKWLPFMFFGGQGSATRNHIDIDMSHVFITQFEGIKRIWLFPWEQSDLMYKLPYNFHSLPNIKTPDYRQYPALLYLNGYEAILHPGETLYIPSGWWHYIQYETGGYSVSVRALPSSLLEKWRGFKNLVITRNFDNIMRNIFKEKWFRYKVKAAKKRGTKAFKKQKSFLI